The genomic segment TTCTCACTCAGTCTCAGCCTTTATGCTCACCCGGGGTCCAGTTGTTCAAATGTGCTGCTAATGTATAGCCTAACACTAACATTACCCCGTGAATCAAATCCGTACATCAAGGTTAACGGTTAAGCCTAACTAAGCCTATTTtgaatttacagtttttcttgattgctttgacgtatggaggaaatatttattcataattcaaattgaatgtccaaagagaaattgaaagtccaaagagaaaacaaagcgagatcaaattaaaaatattataatttttttttaattttccatttggctttggcttttgaatttaatatttggctttttgaatttcaatttaacattggcttttaattttcatttaatatttggcttttaaatttcaatttaacattggattttcatttggatttaatatttggcttttgaaggaggcgtggcccaaaggctggtgggagggtctgaaaccaaagaggtgcagaggcaccttctgagcagcagggggagcagactgctgaggagcacactgttaagcatctgtctgcagattcaccactaggctggctctggtttcacatgatagaaaatgatgatggaggctaaacacaaaccacatttcatgcaacaacagtgaagttttcatgtagttactataactgggcccgtgttagtgaggactagattaggactggatttaaagctgattctggttcccaacttcgccccaggtgtgtctgtttaaaacacgactcagacaacttctctcttttgatgttatatttaattaagcaacagtagaaacatgggtgtgggtagctctgcttacgtgtgtttgtgtgtggtcagatctcgagggcacacacacacacacacacacacacacacacacacacacaatctcaacacaatctcaaccggatagtcatcgtccAAACTCgacctctgctttttttttctcactttttctgtGAAATAGCAGAtggaaattataaaaaagcaatcGATTCTATAATCTAGATCGGGAGTTTGCCGTATTAGCAGCAacaaacaactggaaactttttacaattttcatctgctattccaccactaaattcactattGAGACTTTTTATGCAATAAATTAcctgtgtagagtttgaatatgggcagttttacaaacgttgatgaccaactgcacattttctccgatgttgtcaaagcttcagtctgacgggacagccagctggtggcggccgggatctcctccctgctggccggccagtgatgttcacagacaccgctgtctgtctgtctgtctgtctgtctgtctgtctctatcagTGTGTGTGGGATCTCCTCCCTGCTGGCCGGCCAGTGATGCTCACAGACACCGCAGTTAGCTGGAAGTCTGAAAAAGTACACGGGCTGTACAGAAGGCCTTCAGTCAGGAGTGATTGTTGTGAGGAGgctccatgttggagaatagcacggacacgcacctcacaccCAAGACCACCCGgagaaatattaaatattaaattcaaattcaaaagccaaagccaaagccaaagccaaatggaaaattaaaaaataataataatatttttaatttgatctcgcttttttttctctttggactttcaatttgaattatgaataaatatttcctccatattgacgcagcagtcaactcaaactccacatttttcaaatcagttaacacacaggccgaaacagtggcactcatggtcaaaattacacattttgtttgcaaaaggttctaaccgtgccaaaacatttaaaatatgcaacaaaagcaaattttgccatcaaacaacacaacttgcaaacaagtgtatgagctcttccaatcaaccattacacagtgcATACAGCACTGAGTGCAAATCAGGCACCATTGCTAATCATGTTTTGCTAGCTTGCCTGTATGGTCAATACACCATGCTGTCCTTTTGTCTGTATGGACAGTTTTTTCAACTTTACGTAACTTTAACTTTTCTTCAAGTATTTTACTAGTGTCTATGTATAGTTAAGTGATGATTAttctatttttgatatattgtgtTGCCTGTTGTACTTGAATAGATAAACAATTTGCACTGACGCTATCTTGCACTATAATGCCATTGcacctttctgcattttttccacaccgctcctttaaacaagctacaaccaaactttactgtaaGGGCACACTATTGATATCTTTCTTTGTATTTATGTAGTATGTGTGCTTGGAtgtcatatgtctgtgtgcctatgtggatgtatgttgtgtataagctattggacaccttaatttccttccggataaataaagtatctctatctatctatctctattgTAGCCTATTTCTGTACATAGcttgaaaactgaaatactgtaaatattacacaaaatacatgtaaaccaaaatgaaatctattagagtataagaaattaagaaaataaaaataaaatctattacagtaaagtataaacatctattactgtagagtatGAGAAATAGCCACTATTGCTACTCAGTCTCTTGTGTCTTGACGATGGgtccacatggcctaaccctgcagactgatctatggggccacatggcctaaccctgcacactgatctatggggacACATGGCCCAaacctgcagactgatctatggggccacatggctaaccctgcacactgatctatggggccacatggctaaccctgcacactgatctatggggccacatggggccacatggcctaacccctgcacactgatctatggggccacatggcccaaccctgcagactgatctatggggccacatggctaaccctgcacactgatctatggggacACATGGCCTAaacctgcagactgatctatggggccacatggcctaaccctgcacactgatctatggggccacatggcctaaccctgcacactgatctatggggccacatggcctaaccctgcagactgatctatggggccacatggcctaaccctgcacactgatctatggggacACATGGCCTAaacctgcagactgatctatggggccacatggcctaaccctgcagactgatctatgggtCCACATGGTCTAACcatgcacactgatctatggggccacatggcctaaccctgcagactgatctatggggccacatggcctaaccctgcacactgatctatggggacACATGGCCTAaacctgcagactgatctatggggccacatggcctaaccctgcagactgatctatgggtCCACATGGTCTAACcatgcacactgatctatggggccacatggcctaaccctgcagactgatctatggggccacatggcctaaccctacacactgatctatggggacACATGGCCTAaacctgcagactgatctatggggccacatggtctaaccctgcacactgatctatggggccacatggcctaaccctgcacactgatctatggggccacatggcctaaccctgcagactgatctatggggccacatggcctaaccctgcacactgatctatggggacACATGGCCTAaacctgcacactgatctatggggccacatggtctaaccctgcagactgatctatggggccacatggcctaaccctgcacactgatctgtGGGGCCACATGgactaaccctgcacactgatctatggggccacatggcctaaccctgcacactgatctatggggccacatggcctaaccctgcacactgatctatggggccacatggcctaaccctgcacactgattgctaattgaagatttgtgtgaaggagtgtcaaacaggagcttcagtgatttcatactgatggaggtagtttctaatagttaggaacagatggtttctgtttggttaccataggtaaaacaatggagtttggactgcttgaatgacatatgtgttaactgttctgcaaaagggtgggggaaatgtgtcaatccattgagaaagggttaacacatttgcaagaggtgtcttctgctctcctgagacagtgatgatgaaaaccaagtagatcccagtttctttaagcaggtcaaagcaatcaagaaaaactgtaacacgTCTGCTGAAGTGTTACATACGTCGATATCAACACGCAATATCCTTgacgaaaaagacaacacttaaatGTAGTTTAGGAAAAAACGTATTTGCCTTGCCTTCCACCTTTTCCACcgccccctctgtctctctctgcacgcacacacactctcacacacacggaGCTGAATCTGTCTCTGTACTCGGTCCGGTTCAGGTGGTTGAACGCAGATATTTGCTGATTGCTCTCATTACGGGCCGGATTGGGTGGCGCATGGCGCACCGCCATCAGTCTATACGGCAAATGTCTATGATTACTCCaaattttaattgtgatattttgtgagcaAATTCTGAATCTGCCACGTCTGTCAGGCAAATGTGGTGGTACAATGTTTTTCTCTGAAGTAGGAGTACACAGTAAGTCAATAGTAGGCTATAGGGCTAAACAGTGTGGTTGCTAAGTGCTTttgggtccttctgtaagtaattttggggtaaaATGATTCTGGAAAAAGcttcaagcagcaataccacagaccaagcaatcagcccgttTCAGACAGACACATTTAGGACGGGCACTGTACTATTATAACCTTTAAACACTGTTCATTGCTACCCCCCTTAATTTACTGTCAAATTTGACCGGACAGTTTCAACTGCTCttattttaaaaatttaaataccaataaaaatgaaatagtatttttaatagaacatttattGTAAAAAGAACCTTATTAGAACATTAACATCTAcaacatgtgtgtatgtgtgtgggtggatgtgtctgtgtgtgtgtgtgtgtgtgtgtgtgtgtgtgtgtgtgtgtgtgtgtgtgtgtgtgtttttctgtgagtgcgtgcatgcatatgtgtgcgaacattggtggttcacatgcacaagtggcaacatgacaacatgaaCTGCAGACATgaactgtatgtgtctgtctgtgtgtgtgtgtgtgtgtgtgtgtgtgtgtgtgtgtgtgtgtgtgtgtgtgcctgcatgcatgtgtgtgtatatgtgtctgtgtgtgagagtgggtgtatgtatctgtatgtgcgtgtgtgtttctatgtgtgcgttcatgcatgtgtgtgtatgtgtgtgtgtgtgtgtgtgtgtgtgtatatgtgtctgtgtgtgagagtgggtgtatgtatctgtatgtgcgtgtgtgtttctatgtgtgcgttcatgcttgtgtgtgtatatgtgtgtgtgtgtgtgtgtgtgtgtgtgtgtgtgtgtgtgtgtgtgtgtgtgtgtgggtgtgtgtgtttctgtgtgtgcatgcatgtttgtgtgtctgtttatgtgtaaCATTACTGAATCGACACCTCTCTTAACGTATGTCTCCTTTTCAAGTTATAGCCAATTCTTCCTGCACATCCATAGAAGGATTGAGATTTCGTAGTTCCAGTTTAGGCAGTAGGTTTATCAGTGTTTACCATCAATAAAACGTTTACTGGGACATTTCACCACTTTATTGACTCAAATAAAATTGATTATTAAACCACCTTGATGGGAATTGATGGGAAAACAGTCCTGTCTTCCTGCAACACAACTCAATACTGACGCACAAGGCAGAGTCCACGAGTTTTATGGTCAAGTCTGTCACAACAAGGATATTAATCAATgtgattcagtgtgtgtgtgtatatatatatatatatatcggacAGAGACACCTGTCATCACTCACCTGTCTGGTACCTGAAGAGCACTTAACATTTACCTGACCGCTGGTTCTCTCTGTAAGTCGTCATGCTTCAAcgttgctttttttgtgttcatATCTTTCTCTTACCTTTCAATGCTTCTAGTTTTCAGATCTGTGAGCATCCACCTCCCTCCAGACGTTCATTAGCTTTCATCATGAAGATTCTGCTGGTCCTCTCTGTTCTCCTCTGTGCTGCTCTGTCCATCAGGGCTGCAACAGGTGAGACATAATACTGCTTTTAATCTGGGATGATTGGCATTATTTCtcactgttgttgttttatccTTGTATTTGGTATATCTGTACTGTTTTTTtggtttctgttttgtttttatgtaaagggaCGTGGAGTAACCTACATTTTAAAGCGCTATAGCGTTATTGTTACTCAAATACAATAACACATTTTAGACTATTGTGAAATGTAGATGATATATTGAAACATATTTATGAGGACAGACTGATGTAGGTTACTGTAAAACACTGATCTACATCAACTATCTTTGCCGTTCTCCCCCCTCAGTTGTTCCAGCTGAGGGTGCTGCAGTACCACAGGATAACAAACCTGCACCAGAATCAGGTACTGgctttttgttttaaactttcCAAGTTGATCAGTCAGATTACAGACCAGAACAGAACCTGTCACCATGTGCTTTTCTCAAACATCTTCACTTAAGATATTGTTGCTATAACATGAAGCACTGTGTATCAATGAAATCATTAATGAAATTTCCATTTGAGCTGAAGAAAACCTTTTAATTTGGCGATTCAGTGAAGggcctctccgtgaaccatcaccttatcgtggtggagaggtttgtgtgtctctgtgaacctgagggctgtgttgtctggagctttgtgctcctggtagggtctcccaaggcaaagtggtctcaggtgaggggccagacaaagaatggttcaaaaaaccccaatgaaaaagctaagcagagatggagtgaccctgccggaggaagcccgggcccccgcctggagccaggcccagacgcggtgggctcgtcggcgagcgcctggtggccgggtttgccacggagcccggccgggcacagcccgaacaagctacgtggcaactccctctccatcccatgggcccaccacctgtgggaggaaccgttggggtcgggtgcgatgccacatgggtggcagtgaaggtcaggggcctcgacggaccagacccgggcagcagacgctggctctggggacgtggaacgtcacctctctgtggggaaggagccggaactggtgcgggaggtggagcgctaccggttagatctggtggggcttacctcacgcacagtcttggttctggaaccatactcctggataggggttggactcttttcttctccggagttgcccagggtgtgaggcgcccgggcgggtgtggggatactcacaagtccccggctgagcgcgctgtgttggagttaccccagtggacgagagggtcgcctccctacgcctgcgggttgtggggggaaactctgactgttgtttgtgcatatgcaccaaacaggagttcggagtattcggccttcttggagaccttgactgagtcctgcatggggctccagtgggtgactccattgttctgctgggggacttcaacgcacacgtgggcaatgatggagacacctggaggcgtgattgggaggaacggcctccctgatctaaaccagagtggttgtttgttgttggacttctgtgctagtcatggattgtctataacgaacaccatgttcgaacatagggatgctcataagtgtacctggtaccagagcaccctaggccgaaggtcaatgatcgatttcataatcgtttcatctgatctgaggccgtatgttttggacactttcgggtgaagagaggggcagagctgtcaaccgatcaccatctggtggtgagttgggtcagagggtggggaagactctggacagacctggtaagcccaaacgtgtagtgcgggtaaattgggaacgtctggaggaggcccctgtccaacagactttcaactcacacctccggcggagcttttcgtgcatccctgtggaggctgggggcattgaacccgagtggacaatgttcaaagtttccattgctgaagctgcagcgaggagctgtggtcttagggtcttaggtgcctcaaggggcggtaacccacgaacaccgtggtggacaacggtggtcagggaagccgtccgactgaagaaggagtctttccgggatatgttatcccggaggactcggaggcagttgcagggtaccgaagggcccgaagggctgcagcctctgccgtgaaagaggcaaagcagcgggtgtgggagaagtttggagaagacatggagaaggacttttcggtcggcaccaaagtgcttctggaaaactgttcgccacctcaggagggggaagggggaaccatccaagctgtgtacagtaaggatgggacactgttgacctcaactgaggaggtaatagggcggtggaaggagcactttgcagaactcctgaatccgactaatacgccctctatgttagaggcagagctggaggataatggggattgtcgccgatttcccaggcggaagtcactgatgtagtcaaacaactacacagtggcaaagcccggggattgatgagatccgtccagaaatgctcaaggctctgggtgtggaggggctgtcctggttgacacgccttttcaacattgcgtggaagtctgggacggtgccaaaggagtggcagactggggtggtggttccccttttttaaaaggggggaccagagggtgtgtgccaattatagggtatcacacttctcagcctccctggtaaagtctactccaaggtgctggaaaggagggttcgccaatagtcgaacctcgggttgaggaggaacaatgcggattccgtcctggtcgtggaacaacggaccagctcttcactctcgcaaggatcctggagggagcctgggagtatgcccaaccggtctacatgtgttttgtggatttggagaaggcgtatgaccgggtccccgggagatactactgggaggtgctgcgggggagtatggggtgagggggtctcttctcagggccatccaatctctgtacaaccaaagcgagagctgtgtccgggttctcggtagtaagtcggactcttttcaggtgagggttggcctccgccagggctgcgctttgtcaccaatcctgtttgtagtatttatggacaggatatcgaggcgtagtcggggtggggaggggttgcagtttggtgggctggggatctcatcgctgctctttgcagatgatgtggtcctgatggcatcatcggcctgcgaccttcagcactcactggatcggttcgcaaccgagtgtgaagcggttgggatgaggatcagcacctctaaatctgaggccatggttctcagcaggaaaccgatggaatgccttctccaggtagggaatgagtccttaccccaagtgaaggagttcaagtatcttggggttgtgttcgcgagtgaggggacaatggagcgggagattggtcggagaatcggcgcagcgggtgcggtattgcattcaatctatcgcaccgttgtgacgaaaagagagcttagccagaaggcaaagctctcgatctaccggtcagttttcgttcctacctcacctatggtcatgaaggctgggtcatgaccgaaagaacgagatccagggtacaagcggctgaaatgggtttcctcaggagggtggctggcgtctcccttagagatagggtgagaagctcactcatccgtgaggagctcggagagagccgctgctcctttgcgtcgaaaggagccagttgaggtggttcgggcatctggtaaggatgcccctgggcgccccctagggaggtgttccaggcacgtccagctgggaggaggcctcggggaagacccaggactaggtggagggattatatctccaacctggcctgggaacgcctcgggatcccccagtcggagctggttaatgttgctcgggaaagggaagtttggggtcccctgctggagctgctccccccgcgacccgacaccggataagcggacgaagatggatggatggatggattcagTGAAGGGAACACCACAGTCCGACTGTACTTTCTAACCGAATTCAGTCATTCCTTTAAATAAGCAATATGTAGCAATAAACCAATCTGCTGCTCTTTATCACCTGGAGGCTCATACAGGTATCAATGCTGCCACATTTTGGGATTCTATGCACAATAAGTGATATATGATGAAAACTAATCCTAACATTTTTTACTTTCTATATTTCTATCCAGCTTTGTCTGAAATGACAATTTGAATTGAAATGTGAATTTAATTTTATACAAAGAATACATAAATCAGTTTACCTTACAGAACTAACAATTACTTTTAtggtcgattaatctgttgattattttctcgattaaaggtcccatggcatgaaaatgagtttttattaacattaatattagttcccccagcctgcctatatggtcccccagtggctagaaatggtgataggtgtaaaccgagccctgggtatcctgctctgcctttgagaaaatgaaagctcagatggaccaatcaggaattttctccttatgaggtcataaggagcaaggttacctcccctttctctgctttgcccgcccagagaatttggcccacccatgagagagagagacatcatggctttcaaacgagcaaagtggcagttggtcaaggccctacactaaggtctatataaaagagacttcagatacagtattaggggaccactaaggtctatataaaagagacttcagatacagtattaggggaccactaaggtctatataaaagagacttcagatacagtattaggggaccactaaggtctatataaaagagacttcagatacagtattagtggaccactaaggtctatataaaagagacttcagatgcagtattaggggaccactaaggtctatataaaagagacttcagatacagtattaggggaccactaaggtctatataaaagagacttcagatacagtattaggggaccactaaggtctatataaaagagacttcagatacagtattaggggaccactaaggtctatataaaagagacttcagatacagtattagtggaccactaaggtctatataaaagagacttcagatgcagtattaggggaccactaaggtctatataaaagagacttcagatacagtattaggggaccactaaggtctatataaaagagacttcagatacagtattaggggaccactaaggtctatataaaagacacttcagatacagtattagggggccactaaggcctatataaaagagactttagatacagtattaggggaccactaaggtctataaaaaagagacttcagatacagtattaggggaccactaaggcctatataaaagagacttcagatacagtattaggggaccactaaggtctatataaaagagacttcagatacagtattaggggaccactaaggtctatataaaagagacttcagatacagtattaggggaccactaaggtctatataaaagcatctaaaaatcagcatgtcataggacctttaatggactagttgtttggtctgtaaaatgtcagaaaaaaagctcAAGtgttctcaaatgtcttgttttgtccacaactcagatattcagtttcctgacACAGAGaatcaaaaaaacagaaaatattcacatttaagaagctggaatcagagaattttctttttttcttttcataaaaaatgactcaaaccctTATAATTGTTGCACCTCTAATACAGACCTGTTGTGACTGGGTTTACAGAGATGGATGCTGCTACTCATGTTGCTGATGGTAGAGGACCTGTTCGACCTCAAGGTAAGAAAATCACATGACATATCTTCACAGTAACATGAGGCTGCTGAAGCGAGAAAAGAAGAACAACTTCACATTCGTTTCTGTCCTGAGATACTGAAGAAATCACATAATgagtaaaaaaagaagtacTGATTGTAATTATTGTTCTTGTTTCTCATCGTTCCAGCCCGTTTTGATTTCTGCCTTGATGGTTGGCTTAGTTTCCGTGGTAACTGCTACTTCTTAGCCAACCAGGTTTCTTCCTGGAGCAATGCAGAGGTAATAACATAGTTTATTACAACAGTACAGTATAACAttgttttgaataaaaaaaccaaCTCCTCATCTCCTCTTGTCCTGTCCTGCAGCGCTATTGTGCCGGCTTTGGTGGCAGTCTAGCTTCAGTCCACAACGTCTTGGAGTATAATTTCCTCCAGCGTCTGGTCAAGACTGGGGGCCACACTTTTGCCTGGATTGGAGGTTTCTATTTCCAGGTTTGTTCACctatttaaaaagcctttattttagAAGACCTTTGGTTCCCTCTGAGTGATTTCTAGACTGCAACATATTCCTTTTTCTGCGCACCTTCAatttccgtccactaaaagtgacaggctcagattattattttaagtgtctgacaacattatggaaaggatccctacagagatagacctttttgttagaataagatcctttttgtttaacttgAAACATCCTCGAAATTGCTATAGCCAATACCACCAgcctccatttaaataaacagtaattttaacattgtgagataccCATTTAAAGTCtacataaatgaaataaaactgataaaggctgtcttggttcatctttcacTATTCCAgcaaacccttaattcacccatttacatatggaaatatgctggctctatgtactgtgtttacatggagtctggtgggtttggcgatgGCTATTTTgaagctgtttctggttaaacaaaaaggatcttactctttaacaaaaaggtctatctctgtagggatcctttccataatgttgtcagacattcTGAACCTGTCAGTAGtgaaaacagaacttttagtggatgaaATTGACGGTGCACATTTGTCCtctagggttacattgcagcccagtTCATGGCTGCCAGTTACAGCACTCTCACTCAGTACTGGACATATTGCAAagatttttgtttacattagtcacttagacaccaatgcatggtaACATAGGATCCAGATTGAAAAACAACCCCGAAAATACCCTTTATTAACATTTAACCTAATCTTCAATTAACATAGTTTGTGCATATTTTATTAAACTTTATTAAAATTCCATTTTTAGGAAGTTTTCACTTCATCCATTAGAAATAAAGTTTTGATTTGAAATTAATTTAGTAAAATATAATATGtgattcagtctttttttttagaaaagtgaaACATTCTTTGTGAAAATTGATGcagtctttgtttgtgttttagtcAGAAATGCTCTAATTCTACACTAGCGGGTGTTAAAACTAAACGTGTACTGAAGGGGACTGTAACGTTGAT from the Perca flavescens isolate YP-PL-M2 chromosome 2, PFLA_1.0, whole genome shotgun sequence genome contains:
- the LOC114546742 gene encoding ladderlectin produces the protein MKILLVLSVLLCAALSIRAATVVPAEGAAVPQDNKPAPESEMDAATHVADGRGPVRPQARFDFCLDGWLSFRGNCYFLANQVSSWSNAERYCAGFGGSLASVHNVLEYNFLQRLVKTGGHTFAWIGGFYFQGCWRWEDGSVFDYTNQGSMSSTSSYQCLQVNSQTSKGWSNNGCTINYPFVCQIKPNC